A stretch of Bombina bombina isolate aBomBom1 chromosome 2, aBomBom1.pri, whole genome shotgun sequence DNA encodes these proteins:
- the LOC128647575 gene encoding tigger transposable element-derived protein 1-like, with amino-acid sequence MELKVEIIKRSERGENPSSIGKELGYSRSTIATILKDKGRIMDHVKGYTPMNATIITKQHSGLVIQMERLLTIWIEDQNQHNIPISLSLVQEKAQSIFNDLKAAGTPHTAIEGVCNEEFVASRGWFYRYKKRANLHNIKVQGEAASADASAASDFNKILEDIIDDGDYLPEQIFNVDETGLFWKKMPERTYISKEEKSAPGHKASKDRLTLLLGGNASGDLKLKPLLVHHSLNPRALRNVTKAFLPVIWRANSKAWVTLALFEEWFLNHFIPAVERYCLAKNIPFNILLLLDNAPGHPTTLDDMHPNVKVVFLPPNTTSLIQPMDQGVIASFKAYYLRRTFSQAVRATQNDEMTLRDFWRNYNIYDAIKNIADAWNEVKETNMRGVWNKLCPQLTQEFLGFTDDEIVETRQTVVAMGNQLQLNITENDVIEVLDSHSQELTNEDLMELGQEIELREETQDIETPQLKKFLTKELADAFRLIEAGMAKLEEQDSDTERFAKVYRTVTEGLKCYRAIYDEKKKSSIQTSLDAYFNK; translated from the coding sequence ATGGAACTGAAAGTAGAAATAATAAAGAGATCAGAGAGAGGTGAAAATCCATCATCCATTGGCAAAGAATTGGGTTACAGTAGGTCaacaattgcaacaattttaaaagaTAAAGGTAGAATAATGGACCATGTGAAAGGCTACACCCCAATGAATGCTACAATTATTACTAAGCAACACAGTGGTTTAGTTATCCAGATGGAAAGGCTGCTGACAATTTGGATAGAAGACCAAAATCAGCATAATATACCTATCAGTCTTTCTTTAGTGCAAGAAAAGGCTCAAAGCATTTTTAATGATTTAAAAGCTGCAGGTACACCTCATACAGCAATTGAAGGTGTTTGTAATGAAGAATTTGTTGCAAGTAGGGGTTGGTTTTATCGCTATAAAAAAAGAGCAAATTTGCATAATATTAAAGTTCAAGGCGAAGCAGCGAGTGCTGATGCAAGTGCTGCAAGTGATTTTAACAAGatattggaagatattattgacgatGGAGACTATTTGCCAGAACAAATCTTTAATGTAGACGAAACTGGcttgttttggaaaaaaatgccTGAGAGGACATACAtttcaaaagaagaaaaaagtgcACCAGGACATAAGGCATCAAAGGACAGGCTGACTTTATTACTTGGGGGTAATGCATCAGGGGATTTAAAGCTCAAGCCTTTGCTAGTGCATCACTCCCTAAATCCGAGGGCACTACGTAATGTCACCAAGGCATTTCTTCCTGTTATTTGGAGGGCAAATTCAAAGGCTTGGGTTACATTGGCACTCTTTGAAGAATGGTTTTTGAACCATTTTATCCCTGCTGTTGAACGTTATTGCTTAGCCAAAAACATTCCTTTTAACATTCTCCTTCTCCTTGACAATGCCCCTGGACATCCAACCACTTTAGATGACATGCACCCCAATGTAAAGGTGGTATTTCTGCCCCCCAACACCACATCACTTATTCAGCCAATGGATCAGGGAGTCATAGCCTCCTTTAAGGCCTATTATTTACGGAGAACCTTCTCACAAGCTGTCAGGGCTACCCAAAATGATGAGATGACCTTAAGGGATTTCTGGAGAAATTATAACATTTATGATGCCATCAAAAATATTGCTGATGCTTGGAATGAAGTGAAAGAGACAAATATGAGAGGAGTTTGGAACAAATTGTGCCCCCAATTGACACAAGAATTTCTGGGTTTTACGGATGATGAAATCGTTGAAACCAGGCAAACTGTGGTTGCTATGGGTAATCAACTGCAGTTAAACATCACTGAAAATGATGTCATCGAGGTTCTCGACTCCCATAGCCAGGAACTAACCAATGAAGACCTAATGGAACTAGGGCAGGAGATAGAACTGAGGGAAGAAACCCAGGACATAGAAACTCCACAACTGAAAAAGTTCCTTACAAAAGAGTTAGCTGATGCTTTTCGTCTTATTGAAGCAGGAATGGCAAAGTTAGAGGAGCAAGATTCTGATACAGAGAGGTTTGCAAAAGTTTACCGTACAGTTACTGAAGGTCTGAAATGCTACAGGGCTATTTATGATGAGAAAAAGAAAAGTTCTATACAAACCTCCCTTGATGCATACTTCAATAAATGA